A window from Roseburia sp. 499 encodes these proteins:
- a CDS encoding YlcI/YnfO family protein, with amino-acid sequence MAFQIKSDKKETENKTIRFPLPLVERINDVIQENDVTFSGFVIQACEYALENLETTEN; translated from the coding sequence ATGGCGTTTCAAATCAAATCAGATAAAAAAGAAACAGAGAATAAAACAATAAGATTCCCTCTGCCATTGGTAGAGAGAATCAATGATGTGATACAAGAAAATGATGTAACCTTTTCGGGATTTGTAATTCAGGCGTGTGAGTATGCGTTGGAGAATTTAGAAACAACGGAAAACTAA
- a CDS encoding Rpn family recombination-promoting nuclease/putative transposase: MEKDTKNVFPTEYQFNLSDFALFLSVMKNKRAYECTLSIILEEENLELEEVKVEQVILNRSGKRAIRLDAWAKDKNNRQFNMEMQNDSSSDNIPKRSRYYQGMLDTPILKSGKETKYKELPSTVIIFITQEDIFKKDLAKYTFTEQCEEVEGLHLEDGTTKIFLNMSSKKGSKELVSLLQYMKETTLENPNILVKDKRILELDNIVSEVKESEEWEAIQMNILEIGIEKGKEQGIQALVESFCELQISQEDTLQKIKEKFSLGEEEAEDYVKKYWK; this comes from the coding sequence ATGGAGAAAGACACAAAAAATGTATTTCCAACAGAGTATCAGTTTAATCTGAGTGATTTTGCTTTGTTTCTATCTGTCATGAAGAACAAGCGTGCGTATGAATGTACACTCAGTATTATTCTGGAGGAAGAAAATCTGGAACTGGAAGAAGTAAAGGTGGAGCAGGTGATACTGAATCGTTCAGGGAAACGAGCTATTCGCCTGGATGCCTGGGCAAAGGACAAAAATAATCGGCAATTTAATATGGAAATGCAAAATGATAGCAGCAGTGATAATATTCCTAAACGTTCTCGCTATTATCAGGGGATGTTGGATACGCCGATATTAAAATCGGGGAAAGAAACAAAATACAAAGAGTTACCGTCTACTGTAATTATTTTTATTACCCAAGAGGATATTTTTAAGAAGGATTTGGCAAAATATACATTTACAGAGCAGTGTGAAGAAGTGGAAGGATTGCACTTGGAAGATGGAACTACCAAGATTTTCTTGAATATGTCCAGTAAAAAGGGTTCCAAAGAATTGGTAAGTTTGTTACAATATATGAAAGAAACAACGTTAGAGAATCCGAATATACTAGTAAAGGATAAGCGCATTTTAGAACTTGACAATATTGTGTCGGAAGTAAAGGAATCCGAAGAATGGGAGGCGATACAGATGAACATTCTTGAAATAGGTATTGAAAAGGGGAAAGAACAAGGAATACAGGCATTAGTAGAATCATTTTGTGAGCTACAGATTTCACAAGAGGATACGTTGCAAAAGATAAAAGAAAAGTTTTCTCTAGGTGAAGAGGAAGCTGAGGATTATGTGAAGAAATACTGGAAGTAA
- a CDS encoding dipeptidase: MKIVDMHCDTISRIYKHPGSALLKNNFQLDLQKMKSAGYLLQNFAMFINLDETDSPYDTCKKQIAIFQREMEENRDLIRPVTTYEEIVENEKQGKMSALMTIEEGQVCKGDLKILKEFYDAGARMMTFTWNHKNTLGFPAEPAHGTEKGGLTHLGIAFLDAMEQLGIIPDVSHLSDRGIMDVCQLAKKPFVASHSNARTLCGRGRNLPDELIQKISQKGGVIGANFYGPFLTPVPDDTGCYYSYVKDIAKHIRHMVNVGGISCVGLGSDFDGIDNNIEMKNCSHIEMLEAELRKNGFHESEIERIFYKNVLDLYKELLV, translated from the coding sequence ATGAAAATTGTTGATATGCACTGTGACACCATTTCCAGAATATATAAACATCCCGGCTCTGCCCTTTTAAAAAATAATTTCCAATTGGACCTTCAGAAAATGAAATCTGCCGGATACCTCTTACAGAACTTTGCCATGTTTATAAATTTGGATGAGACTGATTCCCCGTATGACACCTGTAAGAAACAGATTGCTATTTTTCAAAGGGAAATGGAAGAAAACCGGGACTTGATTCGCCCTGTTACTACCTATGAGGAAATTGTAGAAAACGAAAAACAAGGAAAAATGTCTGCCTTAATGACCATCGAAGAAGGTCAGGTATGTAAAGGAGATTTAAAAATACTAAAGGAGTTCTACGATGCCGGTGCTCGTATGATGACCTTTACCTGGAATCATAAAAATACATTAGGTTTTCCGGCTGAACCTGCTCACGGCACTGAAAAAGGCGGGCTTACCCACCTTGGAATTGCATTTTTAGATGCCATGGAACAACTGGGCATTATCCCGGATGTTTCCCATTTATCAGACCGGGGAATTATGGATGTGTGTCAGCTTGCCAAAAAGCCTTTTGTAGCAAGTCATTCTAACGCACGGACACTTTGCGGCAGAGGTCGAAATCTCCCGGATGAATTGATACAAAAAATTTCCCAAAAAGGCGGCGTAATTGGTGCCAATTTTTACGGTCCATTTCTTACCCCTGTCCCAGATGACACCGGTTGCTATTATAGCTATGTAAAGGATATTGCAAAACATATTCGCCATATGGTAAATGTGGGTGGCATCTCCTGTGTCGGACTTGGCTCTGATTTTGATGGTATTGATAATAATATAGAAATGAAAAATTGCAGTCATATAGAAATGCTGGAAGCAGAACTTCGAAAAAACGGATTCCACGAAAGTGAAATAGAACGTATTTTTTATAAAAATGTACTTGATTTATATAAAGAATTACTGGTTTAA
- a CDS encoding C40 family peptidase: MYTGIVIVPKATLYENPTKETVSDELLSGWLVTVVQELGRFLKIVTDYGYSGWLERPTICKISPKSLKRWREAPTAALLCRKATDLLKTPKVQAPILSTLFMGSRVMLCGNALDGWQKIRTADGCCGYVPAISLLSSTCQEPGSFDSQHNDEWNIRSCILNYAMSFLGTQYRWGGKTAMGLDCSGLTFMSYYMCGIVIYRDAIIKEGFPVHEIPFSSIKPADLLYFPGHVALYLGNGKYIHCTGNLSSFGCVINSLRPEDNDYRADLAESLVAVGSVF, translated from the coding sequence ATGTATACAGGAATTGTAATTGTTCCCAAAGCAACACTTTATGAAAATCCTACCAAAGAAACAGTCTCTGACGAATTGCTGTCCGGCTGGCTCGTTACTGTCGTGCAGGAACTGGGCAGATTCTTAAAAATCGTTACTGACTATGGCTATTCAGGTTGGCTGGAAAGACCTACAATATGCAAAATATCTCCGAAATCATTGAAACGCTGGCGGGAAGCTCCTACTGCAGCGCTTTTATGTAGAAAAGCAACCGACCTACTAAAAACGCCAAAGGTTCAGGCTCCTATTTTATCTACTCTTTTTATGGGTAGTCGGGTGATGCTATGCGGCAATGCATTAGATGGTTGGCAAAAAATACGAACGGCTGACGGATGCTGTGGCTATGTTCCAGCCATCTCGCTTTTATCCTCTACTTGTCAGGAACCTGGTTCCTTTGACTCCCAGCATAATGATGAATGGAATATCCGCTCCTGTATTCTAAACTATGCCATGTCATTTTTAGGCACGCAGTATCGCTGGGGCGGAAAAACTGCCATGGGGCTCGACTGTTCCGGCCTTACTTTTATGAGTTACTATATGTGCGGCATTGTGATTTATCGGGATGCGATAATAAAGGAAGGTTTTCCGGTACATGAAATTCCATTTTCCTCTATAAAACCTGCTGACCTGTTATATTTTCCCGGTCATGTGGCTCTTTATCTTGGAAATGGAAAGTATATTCACTGTACCGGAAACCTCAGTAGCTTTGGCTGTGTCATTAACAGCCTGCGCCCGGAAGATAATGATTACCGGGCTGATTTGGCAGAGAGTTTAGTGGCTGTGGGGAGTGTGTTTTAG
- a CDS encoding alanine/glycine:cation symporter family protein: protein MWNTINEILGIVDNFVWGVPLMVLILVGGIMLTVRLGVLQIRRLPLALKWMIKNEEEGDGEVSSFGALCTALSATIGTGNIVGVATAIAAGGPGALFWMEVAALFGMATKYAEGLLAVKYRVVDEENHVLGGPFYYIERGMGVKWKWLAKIFAFFGVCVGLLGIGTFSQVNGISSAVNNVFDPNQLWTVTIPGIGTYSWTVVIASLVLSIFVALILIGGIKRIASVSQVVVPFMAVIYILFCVTLIICNIREIPQAIVTVVKGAFQPSAVTGGIVGSIFVAMQKGVARGIFSNEAGLGSAPIAAAAAQTKEPVRQGLVSMTGTFIDTILICTMTGLAIVLTGAWKVDGLEGVEVTAYAFGKGLPIPAEVASFLLMLCLVFFAFTTILGWDYYSERCLEYLSGGRKKVVGVFRWLYILAVFIGPYMTIKAVWTLADIFNGMMALPNMIAIFALSGVVVKETKEFFEKKKHL, encoded by the coding sequence ATGTGGAATACAATCAATGAGATATTAGGAATAGTAGATAATTTTGTTTGGGGCGTGCCCCTTATGGTATTAATACTAGTTGGAGGCATTATGCTTACGGTGCGTTTGGGAGTATTGCAGATACGACGACTTCCGTTGGCGCTGAAATGGATGATAAAAAATGAAGAAGAAGGTGACGGGGAAGTCAGCTCTTTTGGTGCTTTGTGTACAGCGTTGTCAGCTACAATCGGAACCGGAAATATCGTGGGTGTGGCAACGGCTATTGCCGCAGGCGGTCCGGGAGCTCTTTTTTGGATGGAAGTAGCGGCGCTTTTTGGAATGGCCACAAAATATGCAGAAGGTTTGTTGGCTGTAAAATATCGTGTGGTAGATGAAGAAAATCATGTTTTGGGAGGTCCTTTCTATTATATAGAACGTGGAATGGGAGTAAAATGGAAGTGGTTGGCAAAGATATTTGCTTTTTTTGGCGTTTGCGTAGGATTATTAGGAATTGGAACTTTTTCGCAGGTTAATGGTATTTCTTCGGCAGTTAATAATGTTTTTGATCCGAATCAGTTGTGGACAGTTACGATTCCGGGGATTGGAACATATTCCTGGACCGTAGTAATTGCTTCACTGGTATTAAGTATTTTCGTAGCTTTGATATTAATTGGGGGAATTAAGCGTATTGCCAGTGTGTCACAGGTTGTTGTTCCATTTATGGCAGTGATTTATATTCTATTTTGTGTAACATTGATTATTTGTAATATTAGGGAAATACCACAGGCAATCGTGACTGTTGTAAAGGGAGCATTTCAACCATCAGCAGTGACGGGCGGTATTGTGGGAAGTATATTTGTTGCAATGCAAAAGGGAGTTGCCAGAGGAATCTTTTCTAACGAAGCAGGGCTTGGTTCAGCACCGATTGCAGCTGCAGCAGCACAGACGAAAGAACCGGTGCGTCAGGGCTTGGTATCTATGACAGGAACTTTTATTGATACCATATTAATCTGTACTATGACCGGACTTGCTATTGTACTTACCGGAGCTTGGAAAGTAGATGGGTTAGAAGGAGTGGAAGTAACTGCATATGCATTTGGAAAGGGATTGCCTATACCGGCAGAAGTTGCGTCTTTCCTATTGATGCTATGTCTTGTCTTTTTTGCATTTACTACTATTTTAGGATGGGATTATTATTCCGAACGGTGTCTGGAGTATCTGTCAGGAGGAAGGAAAAAGGTTGTAGGAGTATTCAGGTGGTTATATATTCTGGCAGTATTTATTGGACCTTATATGACTATAAAAGCAGTGTGGACGTTAGCGGATATTTTTAACGGAATGATGGCGTTACCTAATATGATTGCTATTTTTGCATTGAGTGGAGTGGTAGTGAAGGAAACGAAAGAATTCTTTGAGAAGAAAAAACATTTATAA